One Trichomycterus rosablanca isolate fTriRos1 chromosome 10, fTriRos1.hap1, whole genome shotgun sequence DNA window includes the following coding sequences:
- the nog3 gene encoding noggin-3, with protein MDPNMDNVHHFLAMCVLFFALGFHMEGGSCQHINQFLLRPSPSDILPVVILKEHPDPVLDPKERDLNETELRAMLGAQFDARFMSVISPEDKSEDAADTEGSKQHALHRLTGSMPKEFRALDFDTANDPKKHNKKLRRRLQHLLWAYTFCPVVHTWQDLGSRFWPRYIKVGNCLNKRSCSIPEGMMCQPANNIFLTLLRWHCVTRKGALKCSWIPLHYPVISECKCSCRN; from the coding sequence ATGGACCCCAATATGGATAACGTGCATCACTTTCTGGCCATGTGCGTGCTGTTTTTCGCGCTCGGCTTTCACATGGAAGGCGGTTCGTGTCAGCACATCAACCAGTTCCTGCTCCGTCCGAGCCCCAGTGACATTTTACCCGTGGTGATACTGAAGGAGCACCCGGATCCCGTGCTCGATCCTAAAGAGCGTGATCTGAACGAGACGGAGCTGCGCGCCATGCTGGGTGCGCAATTTGACGCGCGCttcatgtctgtgatttctccCGAGGACAAGAGTGAGGACGCGGCGGACACGGAGGGGAGCAAACAACACGCGCTCCATCGTCTCACCGGCAGCATGCCCAAAGAGTTCCGTGCTTTGGACTTCGACACGGCGAACGATCCAAAGAAGCACAACAAGAAGCTACGCAGGCGCCTGCAGCACTTGCTCTGGGCGTACACCTTTTGCCCGGTTGTGCACACCTGGCAGGACTTGGGCAGCCGCTTCTGGCCGCGTTATATTAAAGTGGGCAACTGCTTAAACAAACGATCGTGCTCAATACCAGAGGGCATGATGTGCCAACCGGCTAATAATATATTCCTCACATTACTGCGCTGGCACTGCGTAACGCGCAAAGGTGCGCTCAAGTGCAGCTGGATCCCACTGCATTACCCGGTTATATCAGAGTGCAAGTGCTCGTGTCGGAACTGA